A single genomic interval of Malania oleifera isolate guangnan ecotype guangnan chromosome 13, ASM2987363v1, whole genome shotgun sequence harbors:
- the LOC131145926 gene encoding uncharacterized protein LOC131145926: MTGMPAPSQNRGNNQVSWGNIAQERVYLLTPVDAEHAGNVVIGTMLLLLNKDVVLFDSRAIHFFISANFVKLCGAETQVMDEGLSMATPSGSVVICRKVLENCLVVVQGRLLSMNLVVYDMFGFDVILGMDWLSSSFAVIDCSRKVVVFKPFGEMKYKFVGLCMHSTLEISLAMQAVGDN; encoded by the exons ATGACGGGTATGCCTGCACCAAGTCAGAACCGAGGGAATAATCAGGTGTCTTGGGGAAACATAGCTCAGGAGAGGGTGTACTTGCTTACTCCAGTGGATGCAGAACACGCTggcaacgtggtgataggtaccatgttactacTTTTAAATAAAGATGTTGTTTTATTCGATTCAAGAGCAATCCACTTCTTTATATCtgcaaattttgtgaaactgtgtggggctgaaacccaAGTTATGGATGAGGGGTTGTCTATGGCTACACCCTCTGGGAGTGTGGTAATCTGTAGGAAGGTGTTAGAGAACTGCCTAGTGGTAGTTCAGGGAAGGTTGCTATCGATGAATCTGGTAGTATATGACATGTTTGGTTTTGATgttatactagggatggattggttatcttcCAGTTTTGCTGTGATTGATTGTAGtaggaaagtggtggtgttcaAACCTTTTGGAGAAATGAAGTATAAGTTTGTAGGATTGTGTATGCATTCGACGCTAGAGATTTCGTTGGCAATGCag GCCGTGGGTGATAACTGA
- the LOC131145928 gene encoding aspartic proteinase CDR1-like, translating into MEARAITAALFIIMISAASPSEAATTISGFSVDLIRRDSPQSPFYKPSETPYARVRAALRRSINRANIFAAAVSKPLATSDGGRPSQVTPNNGEYLLNISIGTPPTQILAIADTGSDLIWTQCAPCTNCYKQKAPFFSPKNSSTYKIISCTATACTNWDSHQCGTSNRCEYSAQYGDQSYTIGVLSTDTVNVGTASGKPVSLPNTIFGCGYNNNGTFDENGSGIVGLGGGSYSAIAQMSSIVGGKFSYCLLPIGSKGSSKMNFGADAAVSGVGTVSTDLVSKSPDTYYYLTLESISVGSEKVYFVSNSILTAGEEGNIIIDSGTTFTFLPEEMYENFENAVKASIDLEPLENTEGLLCYKSEKDIDVPVITVHFAGADVKLNAVNTFVRLAKDTVCLSFVSSSSLAIFGNLAQMNFLVGYDLDARTVSFKPTDCSKL; encoded by the coding sequence ATGGAGGCCAGGGCAATCACAGCAGCTCTCTTCATCATAATGATCTCCGCCGCCTCTCCCTCGGAAGCCGCCACGACGATTAGTGGCTTCTCCGTCGATCTCATCCGCCGCGACTCGCCGCAATCTCCCTTCTATAAGCCCTCCGAAACTCCCTATGCCCGCGTCCGCGCTGCCCTGCGCCGCTCCATCAACCGCGCCAACATCTTCGCCGCAGCGGTCTCGAAGCCGCTGGCCACTTCCGACGGCGGCAGACCCTCCCAGGTCACCCCCAACAACGGCGAGTACCTCCTCAACATATCCATCGGCACGCCGCCGACCCAAATCCTCGCAATCGCCGACACCGGCAGCGACCTCATCTGGACGCAGTGCGCCCCATGCACAAACTGCTACAAGCAAAAAGCGCCGTTCTTCtcccccaaaaactcctccacgTACAAAATCATCTCATGCACCGCCACCGCCTGCACGAACTGGGACTCCCACCAGTGCGGCACCAGCAACCGCTGCGAGTACTCCGCCCAGTACGGCGACCAGTCCTACACCATCGGCGTCCTCTCCACCGACACCGTCAACGTGGGCACCGCAAGCGGGAAACCGGTTTCGCTGCCGAACACCATATTCGGGTGCGGGTACAACAACAACGGTACTTTCGACGAGAACGGGTCGGGCATCGTCGGCCTCGGCGGAGGCTCTTACTCTGCCATCGCCCAGATGAGCTCCATTGTCGGCGGCAAGTTCTCGTACTGCCTCCTGCCCATCGGCTCGAAAGGGTCCAGCAAAATGAACTTCGGTGCCGACGCGGCCGTCTCTGGCGTCGGGACTGTTTCCACCGACTTGGTTTCGAAGTCGCCGGACACTTACTACTACCTGACTTTGGAATCCATCAGCGTGGGAAGCGAAAAGGTGTACTTCGTTTCGAATTCGATCTTGACGGCGGGGGAGGAGGGGAACATAATCATAGACTCCGGTACGACTTTCACGTTTTTGCCGGAGGAGATGTACGAGAATTTTGAGAACGCGGTGAAGGCGTCGATTGATTTGGAACCGCTGGAGAATACGGAAGGGCTGCTGTGCTACAAGAGTGAGAAGGACATTGATGTGCCGGTGATAACAGTACACTTCGCCGGCGCCGACGTGAAGTTGAATGCCGTGAACACGTTTGTGAGGCTGGCAAAGGACACGGTGTGCTTGAGTTTTGTTTCGAGTTCGTCGCTGGCGATATTCGGGAACTTGGCGCAGATGAATTTTCTGGTGGGGTATGATTTGGATGCCAGGACGGTGTCGTTTAAGCCCACCGACTGCTCCAAGTTGTGA